The following are encoded together in the Pan troglodytes isolate AG18354 chromosome 6, NHGRI_mPanTro3-v2.0_pri, whole genome shotgun sequence genome:
- the PEG10 gene encoding retrotransposon-derived protein PEG10 isoform 2 (isoform 2 is encoded by transcript variant 1; non-AUG (CUG) translation initiation codon), with translation MGPDCPPPPPPPPPNNNNNNNSKHTGHKSACVPNMTERRRDELSEEINNLREKVMKQSEENNNLQSQVQKLTEENTTLREQVEPTPEDEDDDIELRGAAAAAAPPPPIEEECPEDLPEKFDGNPDMLAPFMAQCQIFMEKSTRDFSVDRVRVCFVTSMMTGRAARWASAKLERSHYLMHNYPAFMMEMKHVFEDPQRREVAKRKIRRLRQGMGSVIDYSNAFQMIAQDLDWNEPALIDQYHEGLSDHIQEELSHLEVAKSLSALIGQCIHIERRLARAAAARKPRSPPRALVLPHIASHHQVDPTEPVGGARMRLTQEEKERRRKLNLCLYCGTGGHYADNCPAKASKSSPAGNSPAPL, from the coding sequence CTGGGTCCCGactgcccacctcctcctcctccccctccccccaacaacaacaacaacaacaactccaAGCACACCGGCCATAAGAGTGCGTGTGTCCCCAACATGACCGAACGAAGAAGGGACGAGCTCTCTGAAGAGATCAACAACTTAAGAGAGAAGGTCATGAAGCAGTCGGAGGAGAACAACAACCTGCAGAGCCAGGTGCAGAAGCTCACAGAGGAGAACACCACCCTTCGAGAGCAAGTGGAACCCACCCCTGAGGATGAGGATGATGACATCGAGCTCCGCGgtgctgcagcagctgctgccccaCCCCCTCCAATAGAGGAAGAGTGCCCAGAAGACCTCCCAGAGAAGTTCGATGGCAACCCAGACATGCTGGCTCCTTTCATGGCCCAGTGCCAGATCTTCATGGAAAAGAGCACCAGGGATTTCTCAGTTGATCGTGTCCGTGTCTGCTTCGTGACAAGCATGATGACCGGCCGTGCTGCCCGTTGGGCCTCAGCAAAGCTGGAGCGCTCCCACTACCTGATGCACAACTACCCAGCTTTCATGATGGAAATGAAGCATGTCTTTGAAGACCCTCAGAGGCGAGAGGTTGCCAAACGCAAGATCAGACGCCTGCGCCAAGGCATGGGGTCTGTCATCGACTACTCCAATGCTTTCCAGATGATTGCCCAGGACCTGGATTGGAACGAGCCTGCGCTGATTGACCAGTACCACGAGGGCCTCAGCGACCACATTCAGGAGGAGCTCTCCCACCTCGAGGTCGCCAAGTCGCTGTCTGCTCTGATTGGGCAGTGCATTCACATTGAGAGAAGGCTGGCCAGGGCTGCTGCAGCTCGCAAGCCACGCTCGCCACCCCGGGCGCTGGTGTTGCCTCACATTGCAAGCCACCACCAGGTAGATCCAACCGAGCCGGTGGGAGGTGCCCGCATGCGCCTGacccaggaagaaaaagaaagacgcAGAAAGCTGAACCTGTGCCTCTACTGTGGAACAGGAGGTCACTACGCTGACAATTGTCCTGCCAAGGCCTCAAAGTCTTCGCCGGCGGGAAACTCCCCGGCCCCGCTGTAG
- the PEG10 gene encoding retrotransposon-derived protein PEG10 isoform 3 (protein translation is dependent on -1 ribosomal frameshift; isoform 3 is encoded by transcript variant 2): MRNKRVLKTKKRRSGRGGQDPGLHPHRSEATAGRSPPTPTVTLGPDCPPPPPPPPPNNNNNNNSKHTGHKSACVPNMTERRRDELSEEINNLREKVMKQSEENNNLQSQVQKLTEENTTLREQVEPTPEDEDDDIELRGAAAAAAPPPPIEEECPEDLPEKFDGNPDMLAPFMAQCQIFMEKSTRDFSVDRVRVCFVTSMMTGRAARWASAKLERSHYLMHNYPAFMMEMKHVFEDPQRREVAKRKIRRLRQGMGSVIDYSNAFQMIAQDLDWNEPALIDQYHEGLSDHIQEELSHLEVAKSLSALIGQCIHIERRLARAAAARKPRSPPRALVLPHIASHHQVDPTEPVGGARMRLTQEEKERRRKLNLCLYCGTGGHYADNCPAKASKSSPAGKLPGPAVEGPSATGPEIIRSPQDDASSPHLQVMLQIHLPGRHTLFVRAMIDSGASGNFIDHEYVAQNGIPLRIKDWPILVEAIDGRPIASGPVVHETHDLIVDLGDHREVLSFDVTQSPFFPVVLGVRWLSTHDPNITWSTRSIVFDSEYCRYHCRMYSPIPPSLPPPAPQPPLYYPVDGYRVYQPVRYYYVQNVYTPVDEHVYPDHRLVDPHIEMIPGAHSIPSGHVYSLSEPEMAALRDFVARNVKDGLITPTIAPNGAQVLQVKRGWKLQVSYDCRAPNNFTIQNQYPRLSIPNLEDQAHLATYTEFVPQIPGYQTYPTYAAYPTYPVGFAWYPVGRDGQGRSLYVPVMITWNPHWYRQPPVPQYPPPQPPPPPPPPPPPPSYSTL; encoded by the exons ATGCG GAATAAGCgggttttgaaaacaaaaaaaagaaggagtgGAAGAGGGGGCCAGGATCCAGGCCTCCATCCCCACAGAAGTGAAGCTACAGCTGGGAggtctcctcccaccccaaccgTCACCCTGGGTCCCGactgcccacctcctcctcctccccctccccccaacaacaacaacaacaacaactccaAGCACACCGGCCATAAGAGTGCGTGTGTCCCCAACATGACCGAACGAAGAAGGGACGAGCTCTCTGAAGAGATCAACAACTTAAGAGAGAAGGTCATGAAGCAGTCGGAGGAGAACAACAACCTGCAGAGCCAGGTGCAGAAGCTCACAGAGGAGAACACCACCCTTCGAGAGCAAGTGGAACCCACCCCTGAGGATGAGGATGATGACATCGAGCTCCGCGgtgctgcagcagctgctgccccaCCCCCTCCAATAGAGGAAGAGTGCCCAGAAGACCTCCCAGAGAAGTTCGATGGCAACCCAGACATGCTGGCTCCTTTCATGGCCCAGTGCCAGATCTTCATGGAAAAGAGCACCAGGGATTTCTCAGTTGATCGTGTCCGTGTCTGCTTCGTGACAAGCATGATGACCGGCCGTGCTGCCCGTTGGGCCTCAGCAAAGCTGGAGCGCTCCCACTACCTGATGCACAACTACCCAGCTTTCATGATGGAAATGAAGCATGTCTTTGAAGACCCTCAGAGGCGAGAGGTTGCCAAACGCAAGATCAGACGCCTGCGCCAAGGCATGGGGTCTGTCATCGACTACTCCAATGCTTTCCAGATGATTGCCCAGGACCTGGATTGGAACGAGCCTGCGCTGATTGACCAGTACCACGAGGGCCTCAGCGACCACATTCAGGAGGAGCTCTCCCACCTCGAGGTCGCCAAGTCGCTGTCTGCTCTGATTGGGCAGTGCATTCACATTGAGAGAAGGCTGGCCAGGGCTGCTGCAGCTCGCAAGCCACGCTCGCCACCCCGGGCGCTGGTGTTGCCTCACATTGCAAGCCACCACCAGGTAGATCCAACCGAGCCGGTGGGAGGTGCCCGCATGCGCCTGacccaggaagaaaaagaaagacgcAGAAAGCTGAACCTGTGCCTCTACTGTGGAACAGGAGGTCACTACGCTGACAATTGTCCTGCCAAGGCCTCAAAGTCTTCGCCGGCGGGA AAACTCCCCGGCCCCGCTGTAGAGGGACCTTCAGCGACCGGGCCAGAAATAATAAGGTCCCCACAAGATGATGCCTCATCTCCACACTTGCAAGTGATGCTCCAGATTCATCTTCCGGGCAGACACACCCTGTTCGTCCGAGCCATGATCGATTCTGGTGCTTCTGGCAACTTCATTGATCACGAATATGTTGCTCAAAATGGAATTCCTCTAAGAATCAAGGACTGGCCAATACTTGTGGAAGCAATTGATGGGCGCCCCATAGCATCGGGCCCAGTTGTCCACGAAACTCACGACCTGATAGTTGACCTGGGAGATCACCGAGAGGTGCTGTCATTTGATGTGACTCAGTCTCCATTCTTCCCTGTCGTCCTAGGGGTTCGCTGGCTGAGCACACATGATCCCAATATCACATGGAGCACTCGATCTATCGTCTTTGATTCTGAATACTGCCGCTACCACTGCCGGATGTATTCTCCAATACCACCATCGctcccaccaccagcaccacaaCCGCCACTCTATTATCCAGTAGATGGATACAGAGTTTACCAACCAGTGAGGTATTACTATGTCCAGAATGTGTACACTCCAGTAGATGAGCACGTCTACCCAGATCACCGCCTGGTTGACCCTCACATAGAAATGATACCTGGAGCACACAGTATTCCCAGTGGACATGTGTATTCACTGTCCGAACCTGAAATGGCAGCTCTTCGAGATTTTGTGGCAAGAAATGTAAAAGATGGGCTAATTACTCCAACGATTGCACCTAATGGAGCCCAAGTTCTCCAGGTGAAGAGGGGGTGGAAACTGCAAGTTTCTTATGATTGCCGAGCTCCAAACAATTTTACTATCCAGAATCAGTATCCTCGCCTATCTATTCCAAATTTAGAAGACCAAGCACACCTGGCAACGTACACTGAATTCGTACCTCAAATACCTGGATACCAAACATACCCCACATATGCCGCGTACCCGACCTACCCAGTAGGATTCGCCTGGTACCCAGTGGGACGAGACGGACAAGGAAGATCACTATATGTACCTGTGATGATCACTTGGAATCCACACTGGTACCGCCAGCCTCCGGTACCACAGTACCCGCCGCCACAGccgccacctccaccaccaccaccgccgccGCCTCCATCTTACAGTACCCTGTAA
- the PEG10 gene encoding retrotransposon-derived protein PEG10 isoform 4 (isoform 4 is encoded by transcript variant 2), producing the protein MRNKRVLKTKKRRSGRGGQDPGLHPHRSEATAGRSPPTPTVTLGPDCPPPPPPPPPNNNNNNNSKHTGHKSACVPNMTERRRDELSEEINNLREKVMKQSEENNNLQSQVQKLTEENTTLREQVEPTPEDEDDDIELRGAAAAAAPPPPIEEECPEDLPEKFDGNPDMLAPFMAQCQIFMEKSTRDFSVDRVRVCFVTSMMTGRAARWASAKLERSHYLMHNYPAFMMEMKHVFEDPQRREVAKRKIRRLRQGMGSVIDYSNAFQMIAQDLDWNEPALIDQYHEGLSDHIQEELSHLEVAKSLSALIGQCIHIERRLARAAAARKPRSPPRALVLPHIASHHQVDPTEPVGGARMRLTQEEKERRRKLNLCLYCGTGGHYADNCPAKASKSSPAGNSPAPL; encoded by the exons ATGCG GAATAAGCgggttttgaaaacaaaaaaaagaaggagtgGAAGAGGGGGCCAGGATCCAGGCCTCCATCCCCACAGAAGTGAAGCTACAGCTGGGAggtctcctcccaccccaaccgTCACCCTGGGTCCCGactgcccacctcctcctcctccccctccccccaacaacaacaacaacaacaactccaAGCACACCGGCCATAAGAGTGCGTGTGTCCCCAACATGACCGAACGAAGAAGGGACGAGCTCTCTGAAGAGATCAACAACTTAAGAGAGAAGGTCATGAAGCAGTCGGAGGAGAACAACAACCTGCAGAGCCAGGTGCAGAAGCTCACAGAGGAGAACACCACCCTTCGAGAGCAAGTGGAACCCACCCCTGAGGATGAGGATGATGACATCGAGCTCCGCGgtgctgcagcagctgctgccccaCCCCCTCCAATAGAGGAAGAGTGCCCAGAAGACCTCCCAGAGAAGTTCGATGGCAACCCAGACATGCTGGCTCCTTTCATGGCCCAGTGCCAGATCTTCATGGAAAAGAGCACCAGGGATTTCTCAGTTGATCGTGTCCGTGTCTGCTTCGTGACAAGCATGATGACCGGCCGTGCTGCCCGTTGGGCCTCAGCAAAGCTGGAGCGCTCCCACTACCTGATGCACAACTACCCAGCTTTCATGATGGAAATGAAGCATGTCTTTGAAGACCCTCAGAGGCGAGAGGTTGCCAAACGCAAGATCAGACGCCTGCGCCAAGGCATGGGGTCTGTCATCGACTACTCCAATGCTTTCCAGATGATTGCCCAGGACCTGGATTGGAACGAGCCTGCGCTGATTGACCAGTACCACGAGGGCCTCAGCGACCACATTCAGGAGGAGCTCTCCCACCTCGAGGTCGCCAAGTCGCTGTCTGCTCTGATTGGGCAGTGCATTCACATTGAGAGAAGGCTGGCCAGGGCTGCTGCAGCTCGCAAGCCACGCTCGCCACCCCGGGCGCTGGTGTTGCCTCACATTGCAAGCCACCACCAGGTAGATCCAACCGAGCCGGTGGGAGGTGCCCGCATGCGCCTGacccaggaagaaaaagaaagacgcAGAAAGCTGAACCTGTGCCTCTACTGTGGAACAGGAGGTCACTACGCTGACAATTGTCCTGCCAAGGCCTCAAAGTCTTCGCCGGCGGGAAACTCCCCGGCCCCGCTGTAG
- the PEG10 gene encoding retrotransposon-derived protein PEG10 isoform 1 (protein translation is dependent on -1 ribosomal frameshift; isoform 1 is encoded by transcript variant 1; non-AUG (CUG) translation initiation codon), which yields MGPDCPPPPPPPPPNNNNNNNSKHTGHKSACVPNMTERRRDELSEEINNLREKVMKQSEENNNLQSQVQKLTEENTTLREQVEPTPEDEDDDIELRGAAAAAAPPPPIEEECPEDLPEKFDGNPDMLAPFMAQCQIFMEKSTRDFSVDRVRVCFVTSMMTGRAARWASAKLERSHYLMHNYPAFMMEMKHVFEDPQRREVAKRKIRRLRQGMGSVIDYSNAFQMIAQDLDWNEPALIDQYHEGLSDHIQEELSHLEVAKSLSALIGQCIHIERRLARAAAARKPRSPPRALVLPHIASHHQVDPTEPVGGARMRLTQEEKERRRKLNLCLYCGTGGHYADNCPAKASKSSPAGKLPGPAVEGPSATGPEIIRSPQDDASSPHLQVMLQIHLPGRHTLFVRAMIDSGASGNFIDHEYVAQNGIPLRIKDWPILVEAIDGRPIASGPVVHETHDLIVDLGDHREVLSFDVTQSPFFPVVLGVRWLSTHDPNITWSTRSIVFDSEYCRYHCRMYSPIPPSLPPPAPQPPLYYPVDGYRVYQPVRYYYVQNVYTPVDEHVYPDHRLVDPHIEMIPGAHSIPSGHVYSLSEPEMAALRDFVARNVKDGLITPTIAPNGAQVLQVKRGWKLQVSYDCRAPNNFTIQNQYPRLSIPNLEDQAHLATYTEFVPQIPGYQTYPTYAAYPTYPVGFAWYPVGRDGQGRSLYVPVMITWNPHWYRQPPVPQYPPPQPPPPPPPPPPPPSYSTL from the exons CTGGGTCCCGactgcccacctcctcctcctccccctccccccaacaacaacaacaacaacaactccaAGCACACCGGCCATAAGAGTGCGTGTGTCCCCAACATGACCGAACGAAGAAGGGACGAGCTCTCTGAAGAGATCAACAACTTAAGAGAGAAGGTCATGAAGCAGTCGGAGGAGAACAACAACCTGCAGAGCCAGGTGCAGAAGCTCACAGAGGAGAACACCACCCTTCGAGAGCAAGTGGAACCCACCCCTGAGGATGAGGATGATGACATCGAGCTCCGCGgtgctgcagcagctgctgccccaCCCCCTCCAATAGAGGAAGAGTGCCCAGAAGACCTCCCAGAGAAGTTCGATGGCAACCCAGACATGCTGGCTCCTTTCATGGCCCAGTGCCAGATCTTCATGGAAAAGAGCACCAGGGATTTCTCAGTTGATCGTGTCCGTGTCTGCTTCGTGACAAGCATGATGACCGGCCGTGCTGCCCGTTGGGCCTCAGCAAAGCTGGAGCGCTCCCACTACCTGATGCACAACTACCCAGCTTTCATGATGGAAATGAAGCATGTCTTTGAAGACCCTCAGAGGCGAGAGGTTGCCAAACGCAAGATCAGACGCCTGCGCCAAGGCATGGGGTCTGTCATCGACTACTCCAATGCTTTCCAGATGATTGCCCAGGACCTGGATTGGAACGAGCCTGCGCTGATTGACCAGTACCACGAGGGCCTCAGCGACCACATTCAGGAGGAGCTCTCCCACCTCGAGGTCGCCAAGTCGCTGTCTGCTCTGATTGGGCAGTGCATTCACATTGAGAGAAGGCTGGCCAGGGCTGCTGCAGCTCGCAAGCCACGCTCGCCACCCCGGGCGCTGGTGTTGCCTCACATTGCAAGCCACCACCAGGTAGATCCAACCGAGCCGGTGGGAGGTGCCCGCATGCGCCTGacccaggaagaaaaagaaagacgcAGAAAGCTGAACCTGTGCCTCTACTGTGGAACAGGAGGTCACTACGCTGACAATTGTCCTGCCAAGGCCTCAAAGTCTTCGCCGGCGGGA AAACTCCCCGGCCCCGCTGTAGAGGGACCTTCAGCGACCGGGCCAGAAATAATAAGGTCCCCACAAGATGATGCCTCATCTCCACACTTGCAAGTGATGCTCCAGATTCATCTTCCGGGCAGACACACCCTGTTCGTCCGAGCCATGATCGATTCTGGTGCTTCTGGCAACTTCATTGATCACGAATATGTTGCTCAAAATGGAATTCCTCTAAGAATCAAGGACTGGCCAATACTTGTGGAAGCAATTGATGGGCGCCCCATAGCATCGGGCCCAGTTGTCCACGAAACTCACGACCTGATAGTTGACCTGGGAGATCACCGAGAGGTGCTGTCATTTGATGTGACTCAGTCTCCATTCTTCCCTGTCGTCCTAGGGGTTCGCTGGCTGAGCACACATGATCCCAATATCACATGGAGCACTCGATCTATCGTCTTTGATTCTGAATACTGCCGCTACCACTGCCGGATGTATTCTCCAATACCACCATCGctcccaccaccagcaccacaaCCGCCACTCTATTATCCAGTAGATGGATACAGAGTTTACCAACCAGTGAGGTATTACTATGTCCAGAATGTGTACACTCCAGTAGATGAGCACGTCTACCCAGATCACCGCCTGGTTGACCCTCACATAGAAATGATACCTGGAGCACACAGTATTCCCAGTGGACATGTGTATTCACTGTCCGAACCTGAAATGGCAGCTCTTCGAGATTTTGTGGCAAGAAATGTAAAAGATGGGCTAATTACTCCAACGATTGCACCTAATGGAGCCCAAGTTCTCCAGGTGAAGAGGGGGTGGAAACTGCAAGTTTCTTATGATTGCCGAGCTCCAAACAATTTTACTATCCAGAATCAGTATCCTCGCCTATCTATTCCAAATTTAGAAGACCAAGCACACCTGGCAACGTACACTGAATTCGTACCTCAAATACCTGGATACCAAACATACCCCACATATGCCGCGTACCCGACCTACCCAGTAGGATTCGCCTGGTACCCAGTGGGACGAGACGGACAAGGAAGATCACTATATGTACCTGTGATGATCACTTGGAATCCACACTGGTACCGCCAGCCTCCGGTACCACAGTACCCGCCGCCACAGccgccacctccaccaccaccaccgccgccGCCTCCATCTTACAGTACCCTGTAA